One genomic region from Chloroflexota bacterium encodes:
- a CDS encoding alanine--glyoxylate aminotransferase family protein, with the protein MSKRYTDLNPSPRLLLGPGPSMVHPRVLGAMAMPSIGHLDPDFLAIMDEVQELLRTVFETTNQLTIPISGTGSAGMEAALCNFIEEGDPILICVNGYFGERMIDMATRYGADVHRIDAPWGEIFRAEQIQEALQAHPAKLVAIVHAETSTGALQPLEEIAEVVHRHGALLLVDAVTSLGGISVGVDRVGIDICYSGTQKCLSCPPGLAPLTVSPRAEEVLRARKSQVKNWYLDLTMVQKYWGAERSYHHTAPINMNYALREALRLVVEEGLQARFERHARNAQMLWDGLAELGLTLHVPADHRLPTLTTVRVPDGVDEAAVRRRLLNEYNIEIAGGLGALKGKIWRIGLMGYSSRPENVITLLGALKRIL; encoded by the coding sequence ATGAGTAAACGCTACACGGACCTCAACCCATCGCCCAGGCTGTTGTTGGGGCCTGGCCCCAGCATGGTACACCCCCGTGTCCTCGGAGCCATGGCCATGCCCTCCATCGGCCACCTGGACCCTGACTTCCTCGCCATCATGGACGAGGTACAGGAGCTGCTCCGCACGGTCTTCGAGACCACCAACCAGCTCACGATCCCCATATCGGGCACGGGAAGCGCCGGCATGGAAGCCGCCCTCTGCAACTTCATCGAGGAGGGCGATCCTATCCTGATCTGCGTGAACGGCTACTTCGGCGAGCGCATGATCGACATGGCGACGCGCTATGGGGCCGACGTGCATCGCATCGACGCGCCCTGGGGGGAGATCTTCCGCGCGGAGCAGATCCAGGAGGCGTTGCAGGCCCATCCGGCCAAGCTGGTCGCCATCGTCCACGCCGAGACATCCACCGGCGCGCTCCAGCCCCTGGAGGAGATCGCCGAGGTGGTGCATCGGCATGGCGCGCTGCTCCTGGTCGACGCGGTCACATCCCTGGGCGGGATCTCGGTCGGCGTCGACCGGGTCGGCATCGACATCTGCTACAGCGGCACCCAGAAGTGTCTGAGCTGTCCTCCGGGACTGGCTCCGCTGACGGTTAGCCCTCGCGCGGAGGAGGTGCTTCGCGCCCGCAAGAGCCAGGTGAAAAACTGGTACCTGGACCTGACCATGGTCCAGAAGTATTGGGGGGCCGAGCGCTCTTACCACCACACGGCTCCCATCAACATGAACTACGCGCTGCGCGAGGCGTTGCGCCTGGTGGTGGAAGAGGGGCTTCAGGCACGATTCGAACGTCACGCCCGCAACGCCCAAATGCTGTGGGACGGCCTGGCGGAGCTGGGGCTGACGCTCCATGTCCCCGCCGATCACCGCCTGCCCACCCTGACCACCGTGCGCGTGCCCGACGGCGTGGACGAGGCGGCTGTGCGTCGCCGGCTCCTGAACGAGTACAACATCGAGATCGCAGGCGGCCTGGGAGCGCTGAAGGGCAAGATCTGGCGCATCGGCCTGATGGGCTACTCCAGCCGACCTGAAAACGTGATCACCCTGCTGGGCGCGCTGAAACGGATTCTCTGA